The following DNA comes from Pseudomonas triticicola.
TCGAACAGTTCAAGCACGTCCGGTTTGCTGCGAGCAAAATCCTCGAGAAGTTGTTTATGTTGTTGTGGAAGACTGTCGGTTCTGTCGGGGTAATGCTGTGGATCGCGTCCAGGCATCAACTGCGGGTTGTTGTTCAACAGAAGTTGCAGAACCGCGATTTTCTGCGTCTGGCTGTAATCGCTGATATCGACACCGCCCAACTTGTCGAGCAGTGGCGGCAGATAATCCATGTCGCTATAACGCCCGCCTTCACGAAGTTCCGCCTGCAAGCGCACCACATCGCTCGCTGCGGCGAAGTTGCCGCGCATCGACACTTCGCGGCGGTAGACGTCCGCCAGCAAGTCATCGGCAAAGGCGTGAGATACATCGCGTAATTGCAGATCCGCGCCAACCATCGCCAGATGGCTGTCGAGGCAGCGTTGACGAAAAGCCTGCAGCGTCGCGCGGTCCTTGCCATAAGCGCGCACCATCAGATCGATGCGTGCTTCATCGGTTCGCCCCCTCCACTTCGGCTGGCTGAGGTAGTCGAACATCTGCTGTTTCAACACCCGTGCGCGGTCTTCGATCATAGTCGCCAGTTGCCCGGCGTGCTTGAGTGCAGCGCCACCGGACGCCATCGCATCAGCCCTGGCACTGTCGAGGATGACCCGGTTCATCTCGAAAGCCAGCAACGCATCGCTGTCGTACCAAAGGTTGAAGCGGTAACCCTCCGCCGCCATCACCTGGCGCCAGATATTCATGTAATCGCGCTGATTGACCCCGACTTCGCTTCCGCCAACCCAGACGAAATGGATGACTTTCGGAACAGGCCGGGTCAGCCCCGACAACATTTCCACGGTCGTCGAAAGCCGTGACAGATAACGTTGCAGCCCTCGCGCAATGTCATCGACAGCCGTCGGGACAGGGGTTTTCTTGCGTTTGAGCAGCGCTGCAAGTTGCTCTTGAAACAGGCTCGCCAGGGTCAACAACGACACCGGATCAGTCGTTTGACTGGCTTGCTGGTAATAGTCGTTAAGCGCTTGGTATTGCGCCGAGGTGGAGAACTCCCGCAAGGTCCTGGAAAGCACCGAATATTCTTGCGCAGATATGAACGCTCGCCCGAACGAATAATCGTTTTTCAAAGCCATTACACACTCCTTGTTTATTAAATGGCTCATTGACCGCGCACACTTTCGCGCCGCTGCAGAGCGGTAGATTGATTTGAACGACACTCGACAAGTGCTGTGAACACAGCACCCTAGTGGGCGAATACGCGCCACACAAACCACAAGGAATACAAAGCTTGTCCCCGGCAATATCTGATAACACCGGAGCACTACGCTGTAACGGCAGCGTAATAATTAGCGGACCGGCGCGACCGTCGGGCATAAAAAATGGCCATGCCCTGTGGGACATGACCATTGTTTATTGCTGGTGGAAAACAGTTGAAACTTCAATCGAACTTACAACCGCTCAAACTTTCCATCGCTGACAATTGCATGAGCGGAGGATCTTTCAGGACAGCGGTTTTTCACCATACCAACGCGGCGTATACACCCATTCACCGCCCCCGGCACGGGCGAAAGTGCAGGTGGTCGAAGAGCCGATCAACACCATGGTGCGCATGTCCACCTGTTCCGGTGTCAATGCGCCCAGGGTCGTGGTGCGCAGCGTCTGCCCCGGCCGGCCGATGTCCCGACCGAGCACCACCGGTGTTTCAGGCGAGCGGTGCTGCGCAACGATCTCCAGCGCCCGGCCCAGTTGCCACGGGCGCGCCCGGGAAATCGGGTTGTAGAACGCCAGGGCCAGATCCGCTTCGGCGGCCAGATCCAGACGCTTTTCGATGATCGACCACGGCTTGAGGTTGTCCGACAGCGACATCACACAGAAGTCGTGGCCCAGCGGCGCACCGGCCTGAGCCGCAGTGGCCAGCGAGGCGGAAACGCCCGGGAGGATTTCCAGATCGACGTTGTGCCACGCCGGATCGTCCGATTCGTGCAGGGCTTCGAGCACCGCAGCGGCCATGGCGAATACGCCCGGGTCGCCCGAGGAAACCACGATCACCGAGCGGCCTTCGGCGGCGAGCCTGAAGGCATGGCGGGCACGCTGCATTTCTTCGCGATTGTCGGTGCAGTGCTGCACCTGATCGTCTCGGAAAGGGCCGGCCATGCGCACATAGGTTTCGTAGCCCAGTACATCGGTGGCGCGGGCCAGTTCGGCTTTCACCGCAGGTACCATCAGTTCGGCGGCGCCGGGGCCAAGGCCAATGACCGCGAGGCGACCACGCGGGCGGCCGATCTGCGCGACGTCCAGTGGTTGCTCGGCAATCGCGATCGCCAGATGTTCTGTGCTGATCACCTTCGCCGCAGGCACTGCAACTCGGGCCAACGCCTGAAGATCGTTTTGCGCTGCGACGAAGCGCAGCGGTACGCCTAACTCGAGCGCAGCCTCGCGCAGATTTGATGCGGCCATTTCAGCGTCCGCTGCCACCAGACACGCCAGTGCCGACAAGGCGACGCTGGCTTGGTGCAACGCAGCGCGAATGGCGTTCGGCAGATCCGCCACGTCAGCGTTCACTGCCACCGCCACACTGCGCGGGTAAATCAGCAATTCATCGGCACTGGCCACCCGCTGCGCACTGCTTACATGAATCGACCGCTGCGCCTGCGGATCCTGCGGCAACTGCGCCTGATCCAGCCACGGCGCCGCGCCTTCGATGCGCACGCTGTGCCCGGCGAGCAGATCGGAAACGAAGCGTTTGCCCGATTCCAGATCAGCCAGTGCGTAGCCGCTTGGCGGATTGAGCAGGCAGGTGCCAAAGCGCAATTCGCCGCTGGTGGTGATCGCCGGCGCGACTTGCAGCGCCGCCGCAATCTCCCGGGCCATGACGTTGACCCCGCCGAGGCCACCGAGCAACGGCACCACCGCGCTGCCGTCTTCGGCCACCGCCAGCACCGCCGGTTCGGCGCCTTTCTCCAGCAACAGCGGCGCCAGCGTGCGAATGACAATGCCGGCTGCGCACAGGGCAATGATCGGCGTGTCCTGCCGATACAACGCGCGCAGGGTCGCGCCGAATTCCTCATAGCGGCTGTCGGCGCCTTCAACCCGTCCGGCAAGGCCATGGACCTGCGCCGCCGGATAGACCTGTTGAATGCGCCGCGCCGTGGCGAGGCTGCCCTGGCCGAGAATGACGATGGCGGGAGTCGCTTGGCTCATCAACCTTGCCACCGTTCGCCCGGGACGATGATCAGCGAGAAGTACGGCGAGGACATCGGCTCGACCTGATCCATCGGCACGATCTTCTGATTGGCCATGGTCGCGCGCTCGACATACAGCGCGCGCTCGGCGAGACCGAGTTCTTCCAGCACCTGACGCACCTTGGGAAAGTTGCGCCCCAGTTTCATGATCACCGCCGCATCGGCATCGGCCAGACGCCGCTTCAATTCTTCCTGGGGCAGCACGCCGGAAAGCACCGACAGGCTCTGATTGCGATACACCAGCGGCGCGCCGAGCACCGAAGCGCCGCCGAGCATCGAGCACACGCCGGGCACGACTTCGGCCTCATAACGGCTGGCGAGGCGGTCGTGCAGGTACATGTAGGAACCGTAGAAGAACGGGTCGCCTTCGCAGATCACCGCCACGTCGCGGCCGGCATCCAGATGTTCGGCGACCGCCACAGCGGCCTCGTCGTAGAAATCGCTGATGACCTGTTCATAGGACAGCGGCGCCGGCAACGCCTCGGTGGTCACCGGATAGACCAGCGGCAGCAGATTCTGCGCCTCGACCAGATGCGCCTCGATGATGCCGAACGCATTGCCCTTCTTGCCCTTGGCGACGAAATACGCGACCACCGGCGATTCGCGCAGCAGGCGCAAGGCTTTGACAGTGATCAGTTCCGGGTCACCGGGGCCAACACCGAGGCCGATCAGACGTCCTTTGGCCTGCATCATTCGATCTCCGTGGCGAGGGCATTGACGGCGGCGGCGGCCATGGCGCTGCCGCCCAGCCGGCCTTGCATGATCACGAACGGCACGCCGCGACTGTCGGCGGCCAGCGCCGCTTTCGATTCGGCAGCGCCGACAAAACCCACGGGGAAACCGAGGATCAGTGCCGGTTTCGGCGCGCCGGCGTCGAGCATTTCCAGCAAGTAGAACAGCGCGGTCGGTGCGTTGCCGATCACCACCACACTGCCTTCGAGGTGCGGGCGCCACAGTTCCAGCGCGGCAGCCGAGCGGGTGTTGCCCAACTCGCGGGCGAGCTCCGGCACGCTGTCGTCGCGCAAAGTGCAGATCACTTGGTTGTTGGCCGGCAGGCGCGTGCGGGTCACGCCTTCGGAGACCATCCGCGCGTCGCAGAGAATCGGCGCACCGGCCGCCAGTGCATCGCGCCCGGCCTTGCCCGCGCCCTCGGAGAATTGCAGACCGTCGACGGCCTCGACCATGCCGCAGGCGTGGATCACCCGCACCGCGAGTTTCTCCAGATCGGCGGGAATGCGCGCCAGATTGGCCTCGCGGCGAATGATCGCGAAGGAGTTGCGATAGATCTCCTGACCGTCGCGGATGTAATCAAGCATCAAGGGGGCTCCGGGAGCGGGCGTCGAGCAGGGTCGCGGCCGCTTCAATAGTAAGGTTGCAGGCGTGCAGCGTGCCGAAACCGGGTTGTGCTGCATCGCGAAAATAGAGGTCGTAATGACCGGGGGCAACGGCCAGCAGCGTCGCTGGCGCGCAGTGGGCGGCGGCGCAGGAGCGCGAGCAACCCGACAGGTGTACGTTGAGTCCCGCTGGCAGCAGAGGTGCCAGTTGCCGGGCATCCTGCTTGGTGTCGGCCAGGCCTTTGCCGCAGCCATCGGCGCCGGTGCAGGCGATCAGGCGAGCCAGTGGTTCGGCCTCGGTCGTCAACAGGCCCAACGCCCGCAACTGCTCAAGCACGTTGTCGGTATCCGTCGCTTGCACGTTCGGCAACAGCAGGCTCTGCCACGGCGTGAAGCGCAGACTGCCATCGCCAGATTGTCGAGCCAGTTGCGCCGCGCCACGCAGCATCGCCGGATCAAGTCGGCCCAGTGGCGGCACCGCGCCGACGTAGCAGAGACCCTGGATGTTTTGCTGATGAGCGCCGATGTGCAGCGCGTCTGCCGACGTCGGGCGCTGCCAATTGCTGATCGCCTTTACCGATACGCGCTCGCGCAACGTTTCAAGAAACGCGAGCCTGGGAAATTCATCGAGCAGATGGCGCATCCGTGTTTGCTCTGGCCGGGCCAGGTCGAGGAACAATTCCAGCGCGGCGACCACCAGCGCCTGAGCGTTGTCCTGAGTCACAGCGCCGAGAGGCCGATCGATCGGGCAACCGGCCAGACCGAATGCCCAGAGGACATCGCCGTCACGCTCGAATGCCGACAGCCACAGATCATGCGGATGTTCGAGCATTGCCAGCGCTTCGCCGCCATCGAGCTGCACGGCGAACTTGGCGCTCAACTCATGGAAGCGCGGATGGCTTTGCAAGGTGTCGAGGATTTGCCCTGCGAGCGGGCGCGTGTCGATCAGCATCTGCCGATCGATGCCGGCGGCCGGGCTGAGCATCAGATTGCGCACATCGTCGCCGGCGGCGTTCTTCGGCCCGAGGCCAGCGGCCAGCAAGCGCTCGATCAGCGCCGCCGA
Coding sequences within:
- the cobJ gene encoding precorrin-3B C(17)-methyltransferase; protein product: MSQATPAIVILGQGSLATARRIQQVYPAAQVHGLAGRVEGADSRYEEFGATLRALYRQDTPIIALCAAGIVIRTLAPLLLEKGAEPAVLAVAEDGSAVVPLLGGLGGVNVMAREIAAALQVAPAITTSGELRFGTCLLNPPSGYALADLESGKRFVSDLLAGHSVRIEGAAPWLDQAQLPQDPQAQRSIHVSSAQRVASADELLIYPRSVAVAVNADVADLPNAIRAALHQASVALSALACLVAADAEMAASNLREAALELGVPLRFVAAQNDLQALARVAVPAAKVISTEHLAIAIAEQPLDVAQIGRPRGRLAVIGLGPGAAELMVPAVKAELARATDVLGYETYVRMAGPFRDDQVQHCTDNREEMQRARHAFRLAAEGRSVIVVSSGDPGVFAMAAAVLEALHESDDPAWHNVDLEILPGVSASLATAAQAGAPLGHDFCVMSLSDNLKPWSIIEKRLDLAAEADLALAFYNPISRARPWQLGRALEIVAQHRSPETPVVLGRDIGRPGQTLRTTTLGALTPEQVDMRTMVLIGSSTTCTFARAGGGEWVYTPRWYGEKPLS
- a CDS encoding precorrin-2 C(20)-methyltransferase, coding for MMQAKGRLIGLGVGPGDPELITVKALRLLRESPVVAYFVAKGKKGNAFGIIEAHLVEAQNLLPLVYPVTTEALPAPLSYEQVISDFYDEAAVAVAEHLDAGRDVAVICEGDPFFYGSYMYLHDRLASRYEAEVVPGVCSMLGGASVLGAPLVYRNQSLSVLSGVLPQEELKRRLADADAAVIMKLGRNFPKVRQVLEELGLAERALYVERATMANQKIVPMDQVEPMSSPYFSLIIVPGERWQG
- a CDS encoding precorrin-8X methylmutase yields the protein MLDYIRDGQEIYRNSFAIIRREANLARIPADLEKLAVRVIHACGMVEAVDGLQFSEGAGKAGRDALAAGAPILCDARMVSEGVTRTRLPANNQVICTLRDDSVPELARELGNTRSAAALELWRPHLEGSVVVIGNAPTALFYLLEMLDAGAPKPALILGFPVGFVGAAESKAALAADSRGVPFVIMQGRLGGSAMAAAAVNALATEIE
- the cobG gene encoding precorrin-3B synthase, with protein sequence MSTALRPSACPGLLRIVQALDGGICRIKLDGGSISADQADAVAAAAEEFASGAIEATNRGNLQIRGIGAQSAALIERLLAAGLGPKNAAGDDVRNLMLSPAAGIDRQMLIDTRPLAGQILDTLQSHPRFHELSAKFAVQLDGGEALAMLEHPHDLWLSAFERDGDVLWAFGLAGCPIDRPLGAVTQDNAQALVVAALELFLDLARPEQTRMRHLLDEFPRLAFLETLRERVSVKAISNWQRPTSADALHIGAHQQNIQGLCYVGAVPPLGRLDPAMLRGAAQLARQSGDGSLRFTPWQSLLLPNVQATDTDNVLEQLRALGLLTTEAEPLARLIACTGADGCGKGLADTKQDARQLAPLLPAGLNVHLSGCSRSCAAAHCAPATLLAVAPGHYDLYFRDAAQPGFGTLHACNLTIEAAATLLDARSRSPLDA